A part of Tardiphaga sp. vice304 genomic DNA contains:
- the glgA gene encoding glycogen synthase GlgA: MKVLFVTSEIDDFVRVGGLAAVSAALPRALRIWSDVRVMLPGYRDVVAQFQTIEVVGEAPVLAEMPACQLGLAATKDGMPIYILLCPQLYDRPGNPYGDAGGRDWPDNDVRFGRFASAAALLAAGKLDPNWSADLVHANDWQSAMVPAYLAWNQIKIPTILTIHNLAYQGLFPKETLRRIGAPSDSFHIDGLEFYDKLSFLKGGLIYSTHLTTVSETYAQEITTPELGCGLEGLLRQRSSKAQLTGILNGIDESWDPRVCSELMRPFGAGDWEAKRANADGVRQQFGLALSRGPIFGLVARLVHQKGVDLVLSAADAIVSAGGQIVVTGTGEPEIEQALMDAHRRRPDSIGVAIGFNDREARRIFAGSDFTLMPSRFEPCGLSQMYAQRFGSLPIGHQTGGLAETIVDGETGFLFSKPSTESFLGGILRAFATFGSKDRLNSMRRSAMSKSFSWNISAASYSALYRKTVIAGV; this comes from the coding sequence GTGAAGGTCCTGTTCGTCACATCAGAGATTGACGATTTTGTTCGGGTGGGAGGCCTTGCTGCGGTCTCCGCCGCCCTGCCCCGGGCATTGCGGATCTGGAGCGACGTGCGGGTGATGCTGCCCGGATACCGCGACGTCGTGGCGCAGTTCCAGACGATCGAGGTGGTCGGCGAGGCGCCGGTGCTGGCGGAAATGCCGGCGTGTCAGCTGGGCCTTGCCGCTACCAAGGATGGCATGCCCATCTACATCCTGCTTTGCCCGCAGCTCTACGACCGCCCTGGCAACCCCTATGGCGACGCCGGCGGCCGTGATTGGCCGGACAATGACGTCCGCTTCGGACGCTTTGCTTCCGCCGCGGCACTTCTGGCCGCCGGCAAGCTTGACCCGAACTGGTCGGCCGACCTGGTGCACGCCAATGACTGGCAGTCCGCGATGGTGCCGGCCTATCTGGCCTGGAACCAGATCAAGATTCCGACCATCCTGACCATCCACAACCTCGCCTATCAGGGCCTGTTCCCCAAGGAGACGCTGCGCCGGATCGGCGCGCCTTCGGATTCTTTTCATATCGACGGGCTGGAATTCTATGACAAGCTGTCCTTCCTCAAGGGCGGGCTGATCTATTCGACGCACCTGACAACAGTCAGCGAGACCTATGCGCAGGAGATCACCACGCCAGAACTCGGCTGCGGTCTCGAGGGCCTGCTGCGGCAGCGTTCCAGCAAGGCGCAGCTCACCGGCATCCTCAACGGTATCGACGAGAGCTGGGACCCGCGCGTCTGTTCGGAACTGATGCGCCCGTTCGGCGCCGGCGACTGGGAAGCGAAACGCGCCAATGCCGACGGCGTTCGCCAGCAATTCGGGCTCGCGCTATCACGCGGGCCCATTTTCGGTCTGGTCGCCCGCCTGGTGCACCAGAAGGGCGTCGATCTCGTGCTGTCGGCGGCCGACGCCATCGTCTCGGCCGGCGGGCAGATCGTCGTCACCGGCACCGGCGAGCCGGAGATCGAGCAGGCGTTGATGGACGCCCACCGCCGCCGCCCCGATTCGATCGGCGTGGCGATCGGCTTCAACGACCGCGAGGCCCGCCGCATCTTCGCTGGCTCCGACTTCACGCTGATGCCGTCGCGGTTCGAGCCCTGCGGCCTGAGCCAGATGTATGCGCAGCGGTTCGGCTCGCTGCCGATCGGCCACCAGACCGGTGGCCTCGCCGAAACCATCGTCGATGGCGAGACCGGCTTCCTGTTCAGCAAGCCATCGACTGAGTCCTTCCTGGGCGGCATTCTTCGGGCCTTTGCGACCTTCGGATCGAAAGACCGGCTGAACTCGATGCGCCGCAGCGCGATGTCGAAATCGTTCAGCTGGAACATCTCCGCCGCCAGCTACAGCGCGCTGTACCGCAAGACGGTGATCGCGGGGGTCTAG
- a CDS encoding MFS transporter — MADGLAAPDHSPADGLTLKQRRWATVAIFTALAMASLDTAIANIALPAIAADLRATPADVIWVVNVYQIAMVATLLPLGALGEIVGHQRIYIGGLILFTAASVFCALAWSLETLLIARVLQGLGASGIMSVNTALVGFVYPRHRLGRGFGHNALVVATSFTLGPTIASAILSVATWPWLFAINLPFGLLAIAIGLKTLPKTSRATHGFDIPGAVLASGCLGLLILGLGSAAHQTAPVVVIGELVAGLLFGWLLLRRQAGHPAPMLPVDLFRRPVFALSAATAICAFSVQGLAFVSLPFYFEDVLHRSQVETGFFLTPWPLVVGIMAPIAGRLSDRYPAGMLGGIGLLMLGIGMALLAMLPPEPSIANIVWRMVICGAGFGFFQAPNMKALMGSAPPGRSGSASGIVATARLTGQTTGAALAAFCFGMIGHAGAATWALALGAGFAAVGCVLSFMRLAVRPS; from the coding sequence ATGGCTGATGGACTTGCGGCGCCCGATCACTCGCCGGCTGATGGCCTCACGCTGAAGCAGCGGCGCTGGGCGACGGTGGCGATCTTCACCGCGCTGGCGATGGCCTCGCTGGACACCGCAATCGCCAATATCGCCCTGCCCGCCATCGCGGCCGACCTGCGTGCGACCCCGGCCGACGTCATCTGGGTGGTCAATGTCTATCAGATCGCCATGGTCGCCACCCTGCTGCCGCTCGGCGCGCTCGGCGAGATCGTCGGCCACCAGCGCATCTATATCGGGGGCCTGATCCTGTTCACCGCGGCGTCCGTGTTCTGCGCGCTGGCGTGGTCGCTCGAGACGCTGCTGATCGCCCGCGTCCTGCAGGGGCTGGGCGCCTCCGGCATCATGAGCGTCAACACCGCGCTGGTCGGTTTCGTCTACCCCCGGCATCGGCTCGGCCGCGGCTTTGGCCATAATGCGCTGGTGGTGGCGACCTCTTTCACGCTGGGGCCGACCATCGCCTCCGCGATCCTGTCGGTCGCGACCTGGCCGTGGCTGTTCGCCATCAACCTGCCATTCGGCCTGCTGGCTATCGCCATCGGCCTGAAAACGCTACCGAAAACGTCGCGGGCCACGCACGGGTTCGATATTCCGGGGGCGGTGCTGGCATCGGGCTGTCTGGGACTGCTGATCCTCGGCCTCGGCAGCGCCGCGCATCAGACAGCGCCCGTTGTCGTGATCGGCGAACTGGTGGCCGGCCTGCTGTTCGGCTGGCTGCTGCTGCGCCGCCAGGCCGGCCATCCGGCGCCGATGCTGCCGGTCGATCTGTTTCGAAGGCCGGTATTCGCGCTGTCGGCGGCAACCGCGATCTGCGCGTTCTCGGTGCAGGGCCTCGCCTTCGTGTCGCTGCCGTTTTACTTCGAAGACGTGCTGCACCGCTCGCAGGTCGAGACCGGCTTTTTCCTGACGCCATGGCCGCTGGTGGTCGGCATCATGGCGCCGATCGCCGGCCGGCTGTCGGACCGCTATCCCGCCGGCATGCTCGGCGGCATCGGCCTGTTGATGCTCGGCATCGGCATGGCGCTGCTGGCGATGTTGCCGCCGGAACCGAGCATCGCCAATATCGTCTGGCGGATGGTGATCTGTGGCGCCGGCTTCGGCTTCTTTCAGGCGCCGAACATGAAGGCGCTGATGGGAAGTGCACCGCCCGGACGCTCGGGAAGCGCCAGTGGAATCGTCGCCACCGCGCGCCTGACCGGGCAGACCACCGGCGCGGCATTGGCCGCGTTCTGCTTCGGCATGATCGGCCACGCGGGCGCAGCAACCTGGGCGCTGGCGCTCGGTGCCGGCTTCGCGGCCGTCGGCTGCGTGTTGAGTTTCATGCGACTGGCTGTCCGCCCGTCTTGA
- a CDS encoding MATE family efflux transporter: MKLDAPQAIIAATAAPEMNPRTRMLLQAPIVSTLLRLAWPNLLVMLAQASTGLIETWWVSKLGTDALTGMAVVFPGFMMMQMLSAGAMGGGISSAIARALGGRRHHDAEALVMHAVVLNVAIGLFGAALFLIWGRPLYRAMGADGGALEAAMQYSNVVFGGSVLVWLMNALASIIRGTGNMLVPSLAVCIGVVLLIPLSPLLIFGWGPIPALGMAGGGWAVVLTTAIVAAVLAVYILSGRCILQFKPARLRRDLTIDILRVGAIAAVVSLQTSLTVLLTTALVGAHGGGEAVAGFGTGVRLEYLMVPLAFGFGGPLVALVGTNIGAGLEARALRIALIGGAMVFALTETVGLAAAIWPAAWLGLFGSDPQMIETGSAYLRIVGPAYGFFGLGLSLYFASQGAGKMIWPLAAGVLRLAISVGGGWLVLRLTGSLTWLFACLALALAIYGSLIAGAVASGVWFKKPRGEAG, from the coding sequence ATGAAGCTCGATGCGCCGCAGGCGATCATCGCGGCCACCGCCGCGCCCGAGATGAACCCGCGGACCAGAATGCTGCTGCAGGCGCCGATCGTCTCGACGCTGCTCAGATTGGCCTGGCCCAACCTGCTGGTGATGCTGGCGCAGGCCTCCACCGGGCTGATCGAGACCTGGTGGGTATCGAAGCTCGGCACCGACGCGCTCACCGGCATGGCCGTGGTGTTTCCCGGCTTCATGATGATGCAGATGCTGTCCGCCGGCGCGATGGGCGGCGGCATTTCCTCGGCGATCGCCCGCGCGCTCGGCGGCCGCCGCCATCACGATGCCGAGGCGCTGGTGATGCACGCCGTCGTGCTCAACGTCGCGATCGGCCTGTTCGGCGCCGCGCTGTTCCTGATCTGGGGCCGGCCGCTGTACCGGGCGATGGGCGCCGACGGCGGCGCGCTCGAGGCCGCGATGCAGTACTCGAACGTGGTGTTCGGCGGCAGTGTACTGGTCTGGCTGATGAACGCTCTGGCCAGCATCATCCGCGGCACCGGCAACATGCTGGTGCCCTCGCTCGCGGTCTGCATCGGCGTGGTGCTGCTGATCCCGCTGTCGCCGCTGCTAATCTTCGGCTGGGGTCCGATCCCGGCGCTGGGCATGGCCGGGGGCGGCTGGGCCGTGGTGCTGACCACCGCGATCGTCGCCGCCGTGCTCGCCGTCTATATTCTTTCCGGTCGCTGCATCCTGCAATTCAAGCCGGCGCGGCTGCGCCGCGATCTCACCATCGACATCCTGCGCGTCGGCGCCATCGCAGCGGTTGTGTCGCTGCAGACCAGCCTGACAGTTCTGCTCACAACCGCTCTGGTCGGCGCCCATGGCGGCGGCGAGGCGGTCGCCGGGTTCGGCACCGGGGTGCGGCTGGAATATCTGATGGTGCCCTTGGCGTTCGGCTTCGGCGGGCCATTGGTGGCGCTGGTAGGTACCAATATCGGCGCGGGGCTGGAAGCGCGCGCGCTGCGCATCGCGCTGATCGGCGGCGCCATGGTGTTCGCGCTGACCGAGACCGTTGGCCTCGCCGCGGCGATCTGGCCGGCAGCGTGGCTCGGCCTGTTCGGCAGTGACCCACAGATGATCGAAACCGGCAGCGCGTATCTGCGCATCGTCGGCCCGGCCTATGGCTTCTTCGGCCTCGGCCTGTCGCTGTACTTCGCCTCGCAGGGCGCCGGCAAGATGATCTGGCCGCTGGCCGCCGGCGTGCTGCGGCTGGCGATCTCGGTCGGCGGCGGCTGGCTGGTGCTGCGGCTCACGGGATCGCTGACCTGGCTGTTCGCATGCCTTGCGCTAGCGCTGGCGATCTATGGCAGCCTGATCGCCGGCGCCGTGGCCTCCGGCGTGTGGTTCAAAAAGCCCCGCGGCGAGGCTGGCTAA
- a CDS encoding winged helix-turn-helix transcriptional regulator: MQRKNFGNMQCPVARSLERVGEWWSILILRDAIHGITRFDEFQRNLDIAPNILTRRLTALVDSGLLEKRLYCEKPPRYEYILTPRGRDFRPILLSLQAWGNRHFAPEGASVMLVDRATGVAADPILIDRNTGQPITDATHANAPGPAAGPGVRKRLTRKTSATSQDGSP, translated from the coding sequence ATGCAGCGTAAGAATTTTGGCAACATGCAATGCCCGGTCGCCCGCAGCCTCGAGCGCGTCGGTGAGTGGTGGAGCATTTTGATCCTGCGCGATGCGATCCACGGCATCACGCGGTTCGACGAGTTTCAGCGGAACCTCGACATTGCACCGAACATCCTGACCCGTCGGCTGACAGCCCTTGTCGATAGCGGACTGCTGGAGAAGCGGCTGTATTGCGAAAAGCCGCCACGCTACGAATACATCCTCACCCCGCGCGGTCGCGATTTCCGCCCGATCCTGCTGTCGCTGCAGGCCTGGGGCAACCGGCACTTCGCGCCCGAGGGCGCCAGCGTGATGCTCGTCGATCGCGCTACCGGCGTGGCGGCCGATCCCATTCTGATCGACCGCAACACCGGCCAGCCGATCACCGACGCCACCCATGCCAACGCCCCCGGCCCTGCCGCGGGCCCGGGTGTCAGGAAGCGTCTGACGCGCAAGACTTCCGCGACATCACAGGACGGCAGCCCATGA
- a CDS encoding PucC family protein: MNRVSQKLMKTWIGLGSRFLPFADAATPDLPLSRLLRLSLFQVSVGISLVLLIGTLNRVMIVELGVPASLVGVMLAMPLIFAPFRALIGFRSDTHRSELGWKRVPFIYKGTMLQFGGLAIMPFALLVLSGGGNAGNAPAWIGQLGAALSFLLVGVGLHTTQTVGLALATDLAPLESQPKVVGLMYVMLLLGTIASALLFGLMLADFSPARLIQVIQASAVVTIVLNAVALWKMEPRSRSTKTATRQPTFQQSWDSYISGEQSMRRLIAVGLGTMAFTMSDVLLEPYGGQILQLTVADTTKLTAALAAGGLCGFGLASRILSRGYDPFRMAGYGVLVGIPAFAAVILAAPFSSALLFSAGTLLIGFGAGLFGHGTLTATMNFAPPGQTGLALGAWGAVQASAAGVAIALGGIIRDIVATLAPETPLGAAAGYVSVYSLEICLLMATLITMAGIRYRGQACAEPAAIEG; encoded by the coding sequence ATGAATCGCGTAAGTCAAAAACTGATGAAAACCTGGATCGGCCTGGGCTCGCGCTTTCTGCCGTTCGCGGACGCCGCCACGCCCGATTTGCCGCTGTCGCGGCTGCTGAGGCTGTCGCTATTTCAGGTCTCGGTCGGCATCTCGCTGGTGCTGCTGATCGGCACCCTGAACCGGGTCATGATCGTCGAGCTCGGCGTGCCCGCTTCGCTGGTCGGCGTGATGTTGGCGATGCCGCTGATCTTTGCACCGTTCCGTGCCCTGATCGGATTTCGTTCCGACACCCACCGGTCCGAACTGGGCTGGAAGCGTGTGCCCTTCATCTACAAGGGCACGATGCTGCAGTTTGGCGGCCTGGCCATCATGCCGTTCGCCTTGCTGGTGCTTTCCGGCGGCGGCAATGCCGGCAACGCACCGGCCTGGATCGGCCAGCTCGGCGCTGCGCTTTCCTTCCTGCTCGTCGGCGTCGGACTGCACACGACCCAGACCGTCGGCCTCGCGCTGGCCACCGATCTCGCGCCGCTTGAGTCGCAGCCCAAGGTCGTCGGGCTAATGTATGTGATGTTGCTATTAGGGACCATCGCGAGCGCGCTGCTGTTCGGCCTGATGCTCGCAGATTTCAGCCCGGCGCGCCTGATCCAGGTGATTCAGGCCTCGGCGGTCGTCACCATCGTGCTCAACGCCGTGGCGCTCTGGAAGATGGAACCGCGCAGCCGATCGACGAAGACCGCAACTCGCCAGCCGACGTTCCAGCAATCCTGGGACAGCTATATCAGCGGCGAACAGTCGATGCGACGCCTCATAGCGGTCGGCCTGGGCACCATGGCCTTCACCATGTCGGACGTCCTGCTCGAACCCTATGGCGGGCAGATCCTGCAACTGACCGTGGCGGACACGACCAAGCTGACCGCAGCCCTGGCCGCTGGCGGGCTGTGCGGCTTTGGTCTGGCGTCGCGGATCCTGAGCCGCGGCTACGATCCGTTCCGCATGGCCGGCTACGGCGTGCTAGTCGGCATTCCGGCGTTCGCTGCGGTCATTCTCGCCGCACCATTTTCCTCGGCGCTGCTGTTCAGCGCCGGCACCCTGTTGATCGGTTTCGGCGCCGGGCTGTTCGGTCATGGCACGCTCACTGCCACCATGAACTTTGCCCCGCCGGGCCAGACCGGACTGGCGCTCGGCGCGTGGGGAGCCGTACAGGCCTCGGCGGCGGGCGTGGCCATCGCGCTCGGTGGTATCATTCGCGACATCGTTGCAACCCTCGCTCCCGAGACCCCTCTGGGCGCAGCGGCTGGATATGTTTCCGTGTACTCCCTTGAGATCTGTTTGCTGATGGCTACGTTGATAACGATGGCCGGAATACGCTACCGCGGCCAGGCCTGTGCAGAGCCTGCCGCAATCGAAGGATGA
- a CDS encoding light-harvesting protein — protein sequence MADDVNRVWPTGLTIPESEELHKHVIDGARVFFVISAFAHLLAYIYSPWLH from the coding sequence ATGGCAGATGATGTCAACAGAGTTTGGCCAACCGGTCTGACGATCCCGGAATCGGAAGAACTACACAAGCACGTCATCGACGGCGCCCGCGTGTTCTTCGTGATTTCGGCGTTCGCGCACCTGCTTGCCTACATCTATTCGCCCTGGCTGCATTGA
- a CDS encoding GAF domain-containing protein, whose translation MDLILDRGPSSLSTAFDAAALTLCDREPIHTPGAVQPHGALLALDRDLRIVHAGGDTQGLLGVLPQSLLGEHAGQVFSSPQVARLSALAKQVGQPRAVHTFSIAYEAGRSANCDVIVYHSGELLVVEFDPRREPAPDNPLAVIRAMLHRVQQAESSSGFCQSIADEVRRVIGFDRVMLYRFLNDGSGEVVAEATAPGAGSFLGLHYPESDIPKQARELYRLNWLRAIPDARYSPAPILSEPGASSVLSLDLSSSVIRSVSPVHCQYLANMGVVASLSMSIIMQGRLWGLIACHHSAPRYLPYSLREACGLFAEMVSSQLEGRAAGESFKTEQRSRQIHEELLNHMSRESELAAGLVRFRPNLLDLVPAGGVGLWMDGQFTTIGATPPPAEIEAMVGWLNATVKEGVFHTDHLALIYPPAERFAGVASGLLALSVSRNPRDYVLWFRPELVQTVNWAGRPDKFVEDASDCQVLTPRNSFALWQEERRLHATPWLGAEIEAAHRLRLALLEVVLSRIDQIAREREAARIRQERLTSELNERLAQSERLALALSKETELRAAVEGDLTQVLRRMVTDQETERQHIARELHDTLGQSLAMLQLGLQAIGQEVPAGDRVQQRLNTMKKLATSLGLDVNRLATEIRPSSIDDLGIQKAIESLLESWSETTSTKYYLHLSPMDVRLPKPAETALYRVLQETLANVVRHAEASNVGVMFAVADGQASLIVEDNGRGFPANYDENGNSPALRLGLLGIRERLALVGGTLKIESSPGRGTTVFVRIPI comes from the coding sequence ATGGACCTTATTCTCGACCGCGGACCATCATCTCTCTCGACCGCCTTCGATGCGGCGGCGCTGACGCTGTGCGACCGCGAGCCGATCCATACGCCCGGCGCGGTGCAGCCTCATGGCGCGCTGCTGGCGCTCGACCGGGATCTCCGGATCGTCCATGCCGGCGGCGATACGCAGGGTTTGCTGGGCGTTTTACCGCAATCGCTGCTCGGCGAGCACGCGGGTCAGGTATTTTCCAGCCCGCAAGTAGCAAGACTATCCGCCCTGGCCAAGCAGGTTGGCCAGCCGCGCGCCGTGCATACGTTCAGTATCGCATATGAAGCAGGACGCTCGGCGAACTGCGACGTGATTGTCTACCACAGCGGCGAACTGCTGGTGGTGGAGTTCGATCCGCGGCGCGAGCCGGCGCCCGACAACCCGCTGGCCGTCATTCGCGCGATGCTGCACCGGGTTCAACAGGCCGAAAGCAGCAGCGGCTTCTGTCAGTCGATTGCCGACGAAGTACGTCGTGTCATCGGTTTCGACCGCGTGATGCTCTATCGTTTTCTAAACGACGGCAGCGGGGAGGTGGTGGCCGAGGCCACGGCCCCCGGCGCCGGGTCCTTCCTCGGTCTGCATTACCCGGAATCCGACATTCCCAAGCAGGCGCGCGAATTGTATCGGCTGAACTGGCTGCGGGCGATCCCGGATGCCCGCTATTCGCCGGCGCCGATTTTGTCAGAGCCGGGAGCATCCAGCGTCCTGTCGCTCGATCTCAGTAGCAGCGTGATCCGCAGCGTTTCGCCGGTGCATTGCCAGTATCTGGCCAATATGGGTGTCGTAGCCTCGCTGTCGATGTCGATCATCATGCAAGGCCGGCTCTGGGGCTTGATTGCCTGTCACCACAGCGCGCCTCGCTATCTGCCCTACAGCTTGCGCGAGGCCTGCGGACTGTTCGCCGAGATGGTCTCATCGCAACTCGAGGGCAGGGCCGCCGGCGAGAGCTTCAAGACCGAGCAGCGTAGCCGGCAAATTCATGAAGAACTACTCAATCACATGAGTCGTGAGTCCGAACTCGCCGCGGGTCTTGTTCGCTTTCGGCCGAATTTGCTGGATCTCGTTCCTGCCGGCGGGGTTGGTCTGTGGATGGACGGCCAATTCACCACGATCGGCGCGACGCCGCCGCCGGCCGAGATCGAGGCGATGGTTGGCTGGCTGAACGCGACGGTCAAGGAAGGCGTCTTCCATACCGACCATCTGGCGCTGATCTATCCTCCGGCAGAACGCTTTGCCGGCGTTGCCAGTGGATTGCTGGCGCTTTCGGTATCCAGGAATCCACGCGACTACGTGCTCTGGTTTCGACCTGAACTGGTTCAGACCGTGAACTGGGCCGGCAGGCCGGACAAGTTCGTCGAGGATGCATCCGATTGCCAGGTGCTGACGCCGCGCAACAGTTTTGCGCTGTGGCAGGAAGAGAGACGGTTGCACGCAACGCCCTGGCTCGGAGCGGAAATCGAGGCGGCGCACCGGCTGAGGCTGGCGCTGCTCGAAGTCGTCCTGAGCCGGATCGACCAGATCGCGCGGGAGCGCGAGGCGGCCCGGATCCGGCAGGAGCGGCTGACCAGTGAATTGAACGAACGCCTGGCGCAATCCGAACGCCTGGCGCTGGCGCTCAGCAAAGAGACCGAGTTGCGCGCGGCCGTGGAAGGCGATCTCACCCAGGTGCTGCGCCGCATGGTGACGGACCAGGAGACGGAACGGCAGCACATCGCCCGTGAACTGCACGACACGCTGGGGCAATCGCTGGCCATGCTGCAGCTGGGATTGCAGGCCATCGGCCAGGAAGTGCCGGCGGGCGACAGGGTTCAGCAGCGCCTGAACACCATGAAGAAGCTCGCCACCAGCCTCGGCCTCGACGTCAACCGCCTTGCCACGGAAATTCGCCCGTCATCCATCGACGACCTGGGAATACAGAAGGCGATTGAAAGCCTGCTGGAAAGCTGGAGCGAAACGACCTCGACCAAATACTACCTGCATCTGTCGCCGATGGACGTGCGTCTGCCGAAGCCCGCGGAGACCGCGCTGTACCGGGTTCTGCAGGAGACCCTGGCCAACGTCGTGCGCCATGCGGAGGCCAGCAATGTCGGCGTGATGTTTGCCGTCGCGGACGGCCAGGCAAGTCTGATTGTCGAGGACAATGGGCGCGGTTTTCCGGCCAACTACGACGAGAATGGGAACAGTCCCGCCTTGCGACTCGGTCTGCTGGGCATTCGCGAGCGCCTCGCCCTGGTCGGCGGCACGCTGAAGATCGAATCGTCGCCCGGCCGCGGCACCACCGTTTTTGTCAGGATTCCAATCTAG
- a CDS encoding response regulator transcription factor, whose protein sequence is MTSSQPSERLRVFFADDHPIVLDGIKALIAEDEQLDLVGYALDGPTALRRAVELKPDVAVLDLSMPGMNGIDVAKKLIAACPTCRVLLLTVHEDAAYLRQALEIGAAGYLLKRTATEELNRGIHAVASGGVYLDPAIAGRAVGSAARQLPIRTGALTKIELSSREVEVAGLTAAGYSSKTIALRLNIGVKSVETYKTRYMHKLGFQSRVELIHYAIAQGWLGTP, encoded by the coding sequence ATGACATCCTCTCAGCCATCTGAACGCCTGCGCGTGTTCTTTGCCGACGATCATCCGATCGTGCTCGACGGCATCAAGGCCCTGATCGCCGAAGACGAGCAGCTCGACCTCGTCGGCTACGCCCTGGATGGACCAACGGCGTTGCGCCGCGCGGTCGAACTCAAGCCCGACGTGGCGGTGCTCGATCTCTCGATGCCGGGAATGAACGGCATCGACGTGGCAAAGAAGCTGATCGCCGCCTGTCCGACCTGCCGCGTGCTGCTGTTAACGGTGCACGAGGACGCCGCCTATCTCCGGCAGGCTCTCGAAATCGGCGCGGCCGGCTACCTTCTCAAGCGCACGGCGACTGAAGAGCTGAACCGCGGGATCCATGCGGTGGCCTCGGGAGGGGTGTATCTCGATCCAGCCATCGCCGGCCGCGCCGTCGGTTCCGCAGCCCGACAACTGCCGATCCGGACCGGTGCGCTGACGAAGATCGAACTCTCTTCGCGTGAAGTCGAAGTCGCAGGCCTGACGGCGGCCGGCTACAGTTCCAAGACGATCGCGCTGAGACTGAACATTGGCGTCAAAAGCGTCGAGACGTACAAGACCCGCTACATGCACAAGCTCGGGTTCCAGAGCAGGGTCGAACTGATCCATTACGCCATCGCCCAGGGTTGGCTCGGCACACCCTGA
- a CDS encoding LemA family protein produces the protein MRKFFTVLAALATLSLTNCGYNAIQTTDEQVKSAWSEVVNQYQRRADLVPNLVNSVKGFAQQEKDVLLGVTNARARVGSVQATPEVVNDPAALQKFQAAQGELSSALSRLLVVTENYPQLKSDALFTNLMSQLEGTENRITVARNRYIKTVQDYNVGVRTFPNNITAMIFGYKEKPNFSVANEGEISTAPKVDFNAPAPAPAVPAPAK, from the coding sequence ATGCGTAAGTTTTTCACGGTGCTGGCCGCGCTGGCCACCCTAAGTCTGACCAATTGCGGCTACAACGCGATCCAGACGACCGACGAACAGGTCAAGTCGGCGTGGTCCGAGGTGGTCAACCAGTATCAGCGGCGCGCCGACCTGGTGCCCAATCTGGTCAATTCCGTGAAGGGCTTTGCGCAGCAGGAGAAGGATGTGCTGCTCGGCGTTACCAATGCGCGCGCCCGGGTCGGCAGCGTCCAGGCCACGCCGGAAGTCGTCAACGATCCCGCCGCCCTGCAGAAATTCCAGGCCGCGCAGGGCGAGCTGTCGAGCGCGCTGTCGCGTTTGCTGGTGGTCACCGAGAACTATCCGCAGCTCAAGTCCGACGCATTGTTCACCAACCTGATGTCGCAGCTCGAAGGCACCGAAAACCGCATCACCGTGGCGCGCAACCGCTACATCAAGACCGTGCAGGACTATAATGTCGGCGTCCGCACCTTCCCGAACAACATCACGGCGATGATCTTCGGCTATAAGGAAAAGCCGAACTTCTCGGTGGCCAATGAAGGCGAAATCTCGACCGCGCCGAAGGTTGACTTCAACGCGCCGGCGCCGGCACCAGCCGTCCCCGCACCTGCCAAATAG
- a CDS encoding TPM domain-containing protein encodes MTVIRALCASLLALLLLGSAMASADVAVPPLSGRVVDRTMTLSQSEQAALDATLRAFEARKGSQVAVLIVPTTAPESIEQFSIRVAEAWKIGRRKVDDGAILVIAKDDRKLRIEVGYGLEGALTDVTSKRIIDQIITPKFRTGDFAGGITAGTDAILKVIDGEPLPAPEVRQPTTNFVNQLEEFGPFLLFGVLIGGGILRTIFGRLYGSIATGGLAALVVWMLIGTALLAGVAGIIAFVFTLVADSFMGGGGGRGGGYVGGSGGSWSSGSSSSSSGGFSGGGGSFGGGGASGNW; translated from the coding sequence ATGACCGTGATCAGGGCGCTCTGCGCTAGCCTGTTGGCGCTGCTGCTGTTAGGCAGCGCCATGGCTTCTGCCGATGTCGCGGTGCCGCCGCTCAGCGGTCGCGTGGTCGATCGCACCATGACGCTCAGCCAGAGCGAGCAGGCGGCGCTCGACGCCACGCTCCGCGCCTTCGAGGCCCGCAAGGGCAGCCAGGTGGCGGTGCTGATCGTGCCGACCACCGCGCCGGAATCAATCGAGCAGTTCTCGATCCGGGTGGCGGAAGCCTGGAAGATCGGCCGCAGGAAGGTCGATGACGGCGCGATCCTGGTGATCGCCAAGGACGACCGCAAGCTGCGCATCGAGGTCGGCTACGGCCTCGAAGGCGCGCTGACCGACGTCACGTCGAAGCGCATCATCGACCAGATCATCACGCCGAAATTCAGGACCGGCGATTTCGCCGGCGGCATCACCGCCGGCACCGATGCGATCCTGAAAGTGATCGATGGCGAACCGCTGCCGGCGCCTGAGGTGCGGCAGCCGACGACGAACTTCGTCAATCAACTCGAAGAGTTCGGGCCGTTCCTGCTGTTCGGCGTGCTGATCGGCGGCGGCATCCTGCGCACCATCTTTGGCCGCCTGTACGGCTCGATCGCGACCGGCGGGCTGGCCGCATTGGTGGTCTGGATGCTGATCGGCACGGCCTTGCTGGCCGGTGTCGCGGGCATCATCGCATTTGTTTTCACCCTGGTCGCCGATAGCTTCATGGGCGGCGGCGGCGGGCGTGGCGGCGGCTATGTCGGGGGCAGTGGCGGATCGTGGTCGTCTGGCTCGTCGAGCAGCAGCAGTGGCGGCTTCAGTGGCGGCGGCGGCAGTTTCGGCGGCGGCGGCGCATCGGGGAATTGGTGA